Proteins encoded together in one Lathyrus oleraceus cultivar Zhongwan6 chromosome 5, CAAS_Psat_ZW6_1.0, whole genome shotgun sequence window:
- the LOC127080746 gene encoding uncharacterized protein LOC127080746 translates to MGVPDDEILDVAPLSVIPAADIDLNQPIAIDASASACSNQGNPSSIPFGSTPVTKHKEETHYTYHVIRDLVTRILNEDHSVKGVSTPLTQMYPPPEVEQPSGKADDSSSSEKDLVAEGLLSLGQTVFDKGKSVASNMANASHSEKHDDANVVIDLEDARKAKKTAVIGPSKPWSKVEIKKGKVKDDSEPEEDVEEDAPNISLAKKTTIRKSPVKVLVVHLDNISFHLEDGVAKWKFVIQRRVVVERELGKDVADVKEVMDLIQAAGLLKTVAGFSQCYEGLVKEFIINIPGDISDKNNKEFCKVYMRGRNNEGARELKVTDNQVCREITAKQVKVWPFKKHLPAEKLTIKFIFAVGTKVKFDYGRFMFDQIIKHATTNAVKLRISFPSMICGIILNQHPGILCSNDLPSRRKPALAVHYKLFKGSHVEDIVMTSAMRSPISKVGAIAELKETCKELGEGIRAKGENVEHANVSHEEEAEAHTSSERSANNDDANGNSASGAAEEAANSSSTE, encoded by the exons ATGGGCGTCCCTGATGATGAGATTCTGGATGTTGCTCCTCTCTCTGTGATTCCTGCCGCGGACATTGACTTGAACCAACCCATTGCCATTGATGCCTCCGCTTCTGCATGTTCCAATCAAGGTAATCCCTCTAGTATCCCGTTTGGTTCAACTCCTGTCACTAAGCATAAGGAAGAAACACATTATACTTATCATGTTATAAGAGACCTAGTTACTAGAATTCTTAATGAAGACCACTCTGTGAAGGGGGTTTCTACTCCCCTTACTCAAATGTATCCCCCTCCTGAGGTTGAACAACCTAGTGGTAAGGCTGATGATTCCTCTAGTTCTGAAAAGGACTTGGTTGCTGAAGGGTTGCTCTCTCTAGGGCAAACCGTGTTTGACAAAGGGAAATCTGTGGCCTCTAACATGGCTAATGCTTCCCACTCTGAGAAGCATGATGATGCAAATGTTGTGATTGATCTAGAGGATG CTAGAAAAGCTAAGAAGACTGCTGTCATTGGTCCCTCCAAACCATGGAGCAAGGTTGAAATAAAGAAGGGGAAGGTAAAAGATGATTCTGAACCTGAAgaggatgttgaggaagatgCCCCTAATATCTCGCTTGCGAAGAAAACTACTATTAGGAAGTCTCCTGTTAAAGTACTTGTTGTTCATTTGGATAACATCTCCTTCCATCTTGAGGATGGAGTTGCTaagtggaaatttgtgattcaGAGAAGGGTAGTTGTGGAAAGGGAATTGGGAAAAGATGTTGCTGATgtcaaggaggtcatggacctgatacAAGCTGCTGGGCTTTTGAAAACTGTTGCTGGATTCTCTCAATGCTATGAAGGTTTAGTCAAGGAATTTATTATTAATATTCCTGGGGATATTTCTGATAAGAACAACAAGGAGTTCTGCAAGGTGTATATGAGGG GCAGAAATAATGAGGGTGCAAGAGAATTAAAGGTTACAGACAACCAGGTCTGTAGGGAGATTACAGCTAAGCAAGTGAAAGTTTGGCCTTttaaaaagcatcttcctgctgAGAAGTTGACTATCAA GTTTATTTTTGCTGTTGGGACAAAAGTGAaatttgactatggtagatttatgtttgatCAAATCATCAAGCATGCAACTACTAATGCAGTTAAGCTGCGAATTTCTTTTCCCTCTATGATATGTGGAATTATCTTGAATCAACATCCTGGTATTCTGTGCTCAAATGATTTACCTAGTAGGAGAAAACCAGCTCTGGCTGTGCATTACAAACTCTTTAAAGGTAGTCATGTCGaggatattgtcatgacatctgccatgAGGAGCCCAATCTCAAAAGTTGGAGCAATTGCTGAGCTTAAGGAGACTTGCAAAGAGCTAGGTGAAGGGATTAGG GCTAAGGGTGAAAATGTTGAACATGCTAATGTCAGCCATGAAGAAGAAgctgaagcccacacctctagtgagaggtctgctAACAATGATGATGCAAATGGCAATTCTGCTTCTGGTGCTGCTGAAGAGGCTGCAAACTCAAGCTCTACTGAGTAG